From candidate division KSB1 bacterium, a single genomic window includes:
- a CDS encoding MBL fold metallo-hydrolase, which translates to MVIETLEVGPFAENCYVVGCEGTSEGVIIDPGDEINRILEKVAALKLEIKYILITHAHLDHVKELGTLQNEIDAPVLMHRDDQFLLDGLPMQASAFGMSVSAIPKIDKYIEEGDTIEFGKKKFEVLHTPGHSPGNVSFVTQKVAFVGDVLFSGSIGRTDLPGGDFDILINSIKTKLFPLGDDTVIYSGHGPATTIKKEKQTNPFLIQNN; encoded by the coding sequence ATGGTTATCGAAACTCTGGAAGTAGGTCCGTTTGCAGAAAATTGTTATGTCGTTGGTTGCGAAGGAACTAGCGAAGGTGTCATCATTGATCCCGGTGATGAAATTAATAGAATTCTGGAAAAAGTGGCAGCGCTAAAACTTGAGATTAAATATATTTTAATCACCCATGCTCATTTAGATCATGTTAAAGAATTGGGTACGCTCCAAAATGAAATCGATGCTCCAGTGCTGATGCATCGGGACGATCAATTCTTGTTAGATGGCTTGCCGATGCAGGCCTCTGCATTTGGGATGTCGGTTTCGGCTATTCCAAAGATTGACAAATATATAGAGGAAGGAGACACCATTGAATTTGGCAAGAAAAAGTTCGAGGTCCTTCACACGCCAGGTCATTCTCCCGGCAACGTTTCCTTTGTAACCCAAAAAGTCGCTTTCGTAGGCGATGTACTTTTCTCCGGATCAATTGGAAGAACAGATTTGCCTGGCGGTGATTTTGATATTTTAATCAATTCGATTAAGACCAAACTGTTTCCATTGGGTGATGACACGGTTATCTATTCGGGTCATGGCC